Proteins encoded by one window of Bacteroidota bacterium:
- a CDS encoding PD40 domain-containing protein: MKQIGSAILILFLLINLSSGCKQSNNSEANGTPTISEEKKDTLTYPQEKHLKNLKQLTFGGDNAEGYFSFNSEMIVFQRRNANENVPCDQIYYGKLPTDDSRFEYSLLSTGKGRTTCSYFLPGNDKVLYASTHAKVDTCMPDPDRSKGYLWGVHSSYEIYISDLKGNIVQQLTDNNYYDAEAVVSPNGDKILFTSNRSGDLELWTMTLEGKDPKQITKGLGYDGGAFFSPDGSKIIFRASRPSTAEAIKEYKDLLKEGFVKPTAMELFICNADGSELKQITNLGGANWAPFFHPSGNKIIFSSNHTTKRVPFNLFMINLDGTGLEQITFDTIFDSFPMFSYDGKKLIFASNRNTGGSRDTNLFIADWVD, from the coding sequence ATGAAACAGATCGGTTCAGCTATCCTAATATTATTTTTGCTCATTAATTTGAGTTCAGGATGTAAACAAAGTAACAATTCGGAAGCAAATGGAACACCAACCATTTCAGAAGAAAAGAAAGATACTCTTACCTATCCGCAGGAAAAACACCTCAAAAATTTAAAACAACTCACGTTCGGAGGCGATAATGCTGAAGGGTATTTCAGTTTTAATAGTGAGATGATCGTTTTTCAACGTAGAAATGCCAACGAAAATGTGCCATGTGATCAGATCTATTACGGTAAATTACCGACCGACGATTCGCGTTTTGAATACAGTTTGTTGAGCACCGGAAAAGGAAGAACTACCTGTAGTTATTTTTTACCGGGAAATGATAAAGTATTATACGCCTCCACTCATGCAAAAGTGGATACCTGTATGCCCGATCCGGATAGGAGCAAAGGATATTTATGGGGAGTGCATTCCAGTTATGAAATTTATATTTCAGATCTTAAAGGAAATATAGTTCAACAATTGACAGACAATAATTATTACGATGCAGAAGCAGTAGTTTCCCCGAATGGAGATAAAATATTATTTACAAGTAATAGAAGTGGTGATCTTGAATTATGGACTATGACCTTAGAAGGAAAGGATCCAAAACAAATTACAAAAGGTTTAGGATACGACGGAGGAGCATTTTTTTCGCCTGATGGAAGTAAAATTATTTTCCGCGCAAGCAGACCCTCAACTGCCGAAGCAATAAAAGAATATAAGGATCTTTTAAAGGAAGGATTTGTGAAACCAACTGCTATGGAATTATTTATTTGTAATGCAGATGGAAGTGAATTAAAACAAATAACGAATCTTGGTGGCGCCAACTGGGCTCCATTTTTTCATCCATCCGGAAATAAGATCATATTTTCAAGCAACCACACTACGAAACGCGTTCCGTTTAATTTATTTATGATAAATCTGGATGGAACAGGATTAGAACAAATAACTTTTGATACTATTTTCGATTCGTTCCCGATGTTTAGTTATGATGGAAAAAAATTAATTTTTGCAAGTAACAGAAATACAGGTGGTTCACGCGATACCAATTTATTTATTGCCGATTGGGTGGATTAA
- a CDS encoding dihydroorotase: MMKTIIKNAFVVNEGKISSQDVLINNGRIQKIDSNIQIEGNYKEINAEGLHLLPGIIDDQVHFREPGLTHKGEIYTESRAAVAGGVTSFMDMPNVNPPSLTQQLLEQRYLLAADRSIANYSFYMGVSNDNVEEVLKTDAKTICGIKIFMGSSTGNMLVDDKNTLENLFRNAPTLIATHCEDEATILHNLELAEEKFGEDIPVEYHPIIRNEEACFLSSSFASELAKKCNTRLHILHISTGEEIKLFDNKVPLKDKRITAEVCVHHLFFSADDYHTLGNKIKWNPAIKDKHHQPLLFDALLNDYFDVIATDHAPHTLEEKANKYRKSPGGGPLVQHSLLMMLDFYFKGKITLEKIVEKMSHNVATCFDIVDRGFIREGYFADLVLVDLTAEQRVTKENLLYKCGWSALEGRTFKGKIKTTFVNGNIVYDAGKIMESARGERLKFNS; the protein is encoded by the coding sequence ATTATGAAAACGATAATTAAAAATGCATTCGTTGTAAATGAAGGAAAAATATCTTCGCAGGATGTATTAATAAATAATGGTCGTATTCAGAAAATTGATTCCAATATTCAAATAGAAGGAAATTATAAGGAAATAAATGCAGAGGGCTTGCATTTATTGCCCGGTATCATCGACGATCAGGTGCACTTCAGAGAGCCGGGACTTACGCATAAAGGTGAAATATATACTGAAAGCAGAGCTGCGGTAGCGGGTGGTGTCACCAGTTTTATGGATATGCCGAATGTAAATCCTCCCTCCCTCACCCAGCAATTATTAGAACAACGATATTTATTAGCCGCAGATAGGTCGATTGCGAATTATTCCTTTTACATGGGTGTGAGCAACGATAATGTGGAAGAGGTTTTAAAAACGGATGCAAAAACAATTTGCGGAATTAAAATATTTATGGGTTCTTCCACCGGAAATATGTTAGTGGATGATAAAAACACCTTGGAAAATCTGTTTAGAAATGCACCTACATTAATAGCTACACATTGTGAGGATGAAGCTACAATTTTACACAACCTCGAATTAGCAGAAGAAAAATTTGGGGAGGACATTCCTGTTGAATATCATCCTATAATAAGAAACGAGGAAGCTTGTTTTTTATCGTCATCCTTTGCATCAGAACTTGCTAAAAAATGCAATACACGTTTGCATATATTACATATCAGTACAGGGGAAGAAATTAAATTATTTGATAATAAAGTTCCACTCAAGGATAAAAGAATTACCGCTGAAGTTTGTGTTCATCATTTATTTTTTAGTGCTGATGATTACCACACTTTAGGAAACAAAATAAAGTGGAACCCTGCAATTAAAGACAAACACCATCAGCCACTTTTATTTGATGCGCTTTTAAACGATTATTTTGATGTTATTGCCACTGATCATGCACCGCATACATTAGAAGAAAAGGCGAATAAATATCGCAAGTCTCCCGGAGGCGGTCCTTTGGTTCAACACAGTTTGTTAATGATGTTGGATTTTTATTTTAAAGGAAAAATAACACTCGAAAAGATCGTTGAAAAAATGAGCCACAATGTTGCAACCTGTTTCGACATTGTTGATCGTGGGTTTATTCGTGAAGGGTATTTTGCTGATCTTGTTTTGGTGGATCTCACTGCTGAACAAAGAGTTACCAAAGAAAATTTATTGTATAAATGTGGATGGAGTGCATTGGAGGGAAGAACTTTTAAGGGGAAAATAAAGACTACATTTGTCAACGGGAATATTGTTTATGATGCGGGGAAGATAATGGAATCTGCCAGAGGGGAGAGGTTGAAGTTTAATAGTTGA
- a CDS encoding phage holin family protein — protein sequence MNNNENQNNQEDNINEMVDDVKEYVNLRLQLIQLNITEKISIALANLITNGAAIIFLVLFFIFGSFALSYMLGNALHNTAAGFGVLAGFYLLIALLILWIGKGSLRRKMINYFINQFSNDEPETKQ from the coding sequence ATGAATAATAACGAAAATCAAAATAATCAGGAAGACAATATCAATGAAATGGTAGATGATGTTAAAGAATATGTTAACTTACGTCTTCAATTAATTCAATTAAATATTACAGAAAAAATATCCATTGCTCTAGCGAACCTAATTACAAATGGAGCAGCGATTATTTTCCTGGTATTGTTTTTTATATTTGGTTCATTTGCATTGTCGTACATGCTTGGAAATGCACTACACAATACAGCAGCGGGATTTGGAGTATTGGCAGGATTTTATTTATTGATCGCACTTCTTATTCTTTGGATAGGCAAAGGATCTTTACGCAGAAAAATGATAAATTATTTCATCAATCAATTCAGCAATGATGAGCCAGAAACAAAACAATAA
- a CDS encoding AI-2E family transporter: protein MSMSVPVLKQRNNFILIILVLLAICIAIGLNRITSGFLGAIIIYVIFRPLNIYLQEKKKWNKSLSTALILILSFVSLIIPIFFIIKLITDRVMFYVNNPEQTEIILQNINTFAAEKLNDPDLIKNSIADLKAQAGDFVTSIINGAASTFIQVIVMYFTLYFTIKYFREFERGLVNYLPFKRKDSLTIGSELRNMTYSNILGQGFIAIIQGTLLGLGFWIFGISDPIFWGGIGIFLSMIPMFGAPIIFIPAGIIEMSNGNMVAGIGIIVYGYLIVTTIDNFIRMAIGKKIANTHPLITIVGVVIGIPLFGILGILYGPLLLSLFIILLKIYKSNRLEISVIEGEAEEE from the coding sequence ATGTCAATGTCTGTTCCCGTTTTAAAACAAAGGAATAATTTTATTTTGATTATTCTGGTCCTACTTGCTATTTGTATCGCAATTGGCTTGAATAGAATTACCAGTGGATTTTTAGGCGCAATTATTATATATGTAATTTTCAGGCCACTTAATATTTATTTGCAGGAAAAAAAGAAATGGAACAAGAGCCTTTCTACAGCGCTTATTCTGATACTTTCCTTTGTTAGCTTAATTATTCCCATCTTCTTTATTATTAAATTGATCACTGACAGGGTTATGTTTTATGTTAATAATCCGGAGCAAACAGAAATCATATTACAGAATATAAACACCTTTGCAGCAGAAAAACTCAATGACCCTGATCTGATCAAGAATTCAATTGCCGACTTAAAAGCTCAGGCCGGAGATTTTGTAACTTCCATAATCAATGGAGCTGCGAGTACCTTTATACAGGTGATCGTTATGTATTTCACCCTATACTTTACCATTAAATATTTTAGGGAATTTGAGAGAGGTCTGGTGAATTATTTACCCTTTAAGAGGAAAGATAGCCTCACTATTGGTTCTGAATTGCGGAATATGACTTATTCAAATATTTTAGGTCAAGGTTTTATAGCTATTATTCAGGGAACTCTTTTGGGATTAGGTTTCTGGATTTTCGGAATTTCCGATCCGATTTTTTGGGGAGGGATCGGCATCTTCCTATCTATGATACCAATGTTTGGCGCACCTATCATTTTTATTCCAGCGGGGATTATTGAAATGTCTAATGGAAATATGGTTGCCGGCATAGGAATTATTGTGTATGGATATTTGATCGTTACCACCATTGATAATTTTATACGCATGGCCATAGGAAAAAAAATAGCCAATACACACCCTTTGATCACCATAGTTGGTGTTGTTATCGGCATTCCATTATTTGGTATATTAGGTATACTTTACGGACCATTATTGCTTAGTTTATTTATTATATTACTTAAAATTTACAAATCGAACCGATTGGAAATAAGTGTTATAGAGGGTGAAGCAGAGGAAGAATAA
- the yidC gene encoding membrane protein insertase YidC, which translates to MDRNNVIGFVLLGILIVVFFVFQSRDANRIRLEQAKIQHTEDSIKNVKRIADSIYLVNNPVKVDTGASAIITTSALIPDSLKRNLSAEALIRLEDSIKLSQKNASFGPFASVMQGTEKADSIENDFIKIVFNSKGGSIQRAELKKYKNYDGGVLDVIGGDKNRFNYNFYYADNKVINTEELYFTANKTSDGKSITFTADLGNGSALQQIYAFTGTDYLIDYNLKLTEFQQIIPGRDPIIILNWKNEMQEQEKNIKYERQYSKLYFSTADGDVDYKNTNGEIKFESPIKWVSCQQQFFNSTLIAKDKFENKGKIDVYMDEDSTDYVKRCNTELYITFNNKSTFDFPMQWYLAPNDYQNLNALDIGLETIIPTGSGFIGWINTFAIIPLFNWLSSFIGNYGLIILLMTLILKLALTPLTYRSYLSMAKMRVLNPEVAEIREKYKDDQAKLGQEQLKLFRKAGVNPLGGCIPTLLSMPILIAMFRLFPGSIELRQQSFLWADDLSSYDDIIRWSNEIPFIGNHISIFCILMTISSVMYIRMNMQNTTQLTGPMKTIQYITPIFFFFFLNSSPAGLTYYYFVSNLVTFGQQWSIRRFFINDDEIHRRIQENKAKPEKQKSGFAKRLEDAMRQQQAMKSNKEQQTKKKK; encoded by the coding sequence TACGGAGGATTCCATCAAAAATGTAAAAAGGATCGCAGATTCCATTTATCTGGTAAATAATCCGGTTAAAGTGGATACAGGTGCAAGTGCCATTATCACAACTTCTGCGCTTATTCCCGACAGTTTAAAAAGAAACCTTTCTGCCGAAGCATTGATCCGTTTGGAAGATTCGATCAAACTCAGCCAGAAAAATGCATCCTTTGGACCATTCGCATCTGTAATGCAGGGCACTGAAAAAGCAGATTCTATTGAAAATGATTTTATTAAAATTGTATTTAACAGCAAAGGCGGTTCCATACAACGGGCTGAACTTAAAAAATATAAAAATTACGACGGTGGGGTTTTGGATGTTATTGGGGGAGATAAAAACCGTTTTAATTATAATTTTTACTATGCCGATAATAAAGTAATTAATACGGAAGAATTATATTTTACCGCGAATAAAACAAGTGATGGAAAATCGATAACCTTTACTGCTGATCTTGGTAACGGTAGCGCACTACAACAAATTTATGCTTTTACCGGAACCGATTATCTGATTGACTACAATTTAAAACTCACAGAATTTCAACAAATAATTCCAGGTCGCGACCCGATCATCATTCTTAACTGGAAGAATGAAATGCAGGAGCAGGAAAAAAATATTAAATACGAACGCCAGTATTCAAAATTATATTTTAGTACGGCAGATGGCGACGTGGATTATAAAAACACCAATGGTGAAATAAAATTTGAGTCTCCAATAAAATGGGTGAGTTGTCAGCAACAATTTTTTAACAGCACCCTTATTGCAAAAGATAAATTTGAAAATAAAGGGAAGATAGATGTTTACATGGATGAGGATTCTACCGATTATGTAAAACGTTGCAACACCGAATTATATATTACTTTCAATAATAAAAGCACCTTCGATTTCCCAATGCAATGGTATCTTGCACCAAACGATTACCAGAACTTAAATGCATTGGATATAGGTCTGGAAACCATTATTCCCACAGGCTCAGGATTTATAGGCTGGATAAATACTTTTGCGATAATTCCTTTGTTTAATTGGCTGAGCAGTTTTATCGGTAATTATGGTCTTATCATATTATTAATGACCCTGATATTAAAACTTGCATTAACTCCGCTCACTTACCGTTCCTATTTATCCATGGCAAAAATGCGGGTACTAAATCCCGAGGTTGCTGAGATAAGAGAAAAATATAAAGATGATCAGGCGAAATTAGGACAGGAACAATTAAAATTATTCCGAAAGGCCGGAGTAAATCCTTTGGGAGGATGTATACCAACCTTATTATCTATGCCAATTCTAATTGCGATGTTCCGTTTATTTCCGGGAAGCATTGAATTGCGTCAACAATCATTTTTATGGGCAGATGATCTTTCTTCTTATGATGATATTATAAGATGGAGCAACGAAATTCCATTTATTGGAAATCACATCAGTATTTTCTGTATTTTAATGACCATCAGTTCGGTGATGTATATACGCATGAATATGCAAAATACAACACAGCTTACCGGTCCTATGAAAACTATACAGTATATCACACCTATATTCTTCTTCTTCTTCCTCAATAGTTCTCCTGCAGGATTAACTTATTATTATTTTGTAAGTAATCTTGTAACCTTCGGACAACAATGGAGTATCAGAAGATTCTTTATTAATGATGATGAAATTCACCGCAGAATTCAGGAAAACAAAGCCAAACCCGAAAAACAAAAATCAGGTTTTGCAAAACGTTTGGAAGATGCGATGAGACAACAACAGGCAATGAAGAGCAATAAAGAGCAACAAACCAAAAAGAAAAAGTAA